Genomic segment of Sphingopyxis lindanitolerans:
CGGCCGGTGATCGCGTTGAACGCATTGTAACGGCTCCGGGTCGCCTCGGTGACCAGCTCGAACGTCCGGTCGCGCTGCCCGGCGTTGGAACGGCGCATCGTCACGCCCAGCGACTGTTCCTTGGTGCCGATCACGCTGCGGCCGATCAGCGCACCTTCGGGCGGGAAGAAGTTTCGGTGCGTCCAACTCCCCTCGAGGCGAATCCCCTGCCCCGTGCCATAGCCCGCATTCGCCGCGATCGTGCGCGGCGGCCCTGCTTGCTGGGTGACGAGCATCGTCACATATTCACTATCGTCGCCCGCATCCTGCCCCGTCGGCTGCGGCTCGACCGCGACCGTCGCGAACAGCCCCGTCGCGACGAGCGCCTGCCGCAGGTCATCGACCTTGCGACTGTCGTAAAGCTCGCCGCGCTTGAAGCGCGCGAGGACACCGACATGCTCGGCATCGAAAGCCAGTTTGCCGGTCGTCTCGATCCCGCCGAAGCGGCCGCGGGAGCCGATATCGACGGGGAGTGTATAAAGCCCTTCGCCGGTGTCGCCATCGAGCAAGATGTCGCGCTGCCCAACCTTGGCGAAGGGATAGCCTTCCTGCGGCAGTTTAAGCGCGATCGCGGCTTCAGCGCCCTGCACCCGCTGCGCGACGATAGGCTCGCCGACCGCGAGCGGGAAATTGTCGTGGATCAACCCCGGCGGCACCGTCGGCTTCGCGTCGATGACGATGTCGGAGAAAGTGTAGCGCGTTCCGGGTTTCACATCGATGACCGCGGTGATCGACCGATTGCGGGCCGCCGCGCTACTGGCGCTTGGTTCCGTCTCGCCGCGATCGATGCGCGTTTCGACGGCGGCGTCATAATAGCCTTCGGACGCGAGGATGCGCGACATCAGCTCGGAATCGGCGCTGAGCCGCGCGCGCAGCATCGCAAAATTATCGGCCTTGCCGTCGCCGTCGTAGAGCGCTGACAGATCGCCGAACAGGTCGGCGAGATCGGCGTCACTGTCGTCGTCGGGCGCTGCCAGCCCGTTGACCTTCACCGCATAGCTGATGGCGCGGGCCTCGCTCGCATCTTCAGGCTCGGCAAATTCGACCGGGGTAACGTCGAAGCTGTCGAGCGGCGGCAAGGGCGCGGCGAGCTCGGCATCGCGGATCGGCGCATCGCCGATCGCCTCGACGGTGTCGCCGTCAGCGAGCGCGGGAACCGGCGTGCCGTCGACCTGCGGGACGTCCGCGGTGACCGTCGCGGGAGTCGCGGTCGGCGTCCCGGCATCCTTGGCTTTCGCCGCTTCGGCCTGCCGCTGCTCGAACTCGGCGATCGATTCGAGCGGTTTGTCGAGCTCGGGATCGTCCTCGGCGCTGATCGCGGGGATCGCGGCCTTGAACTCCTCGTCGGAGATGATCGGCGCGACCTCGGGCAGTTGCACCTCGGGCGGCGGCGGAGTCGGCACGGCAATGTCGGGCAGGCTTTCGGGCTTGGGCGCCGCCGGTTCGTCCGGGGGCGTGGCAAGCACCAGCGGATCGGCTTGCTGGGCGGCGGCGACGCTCGTCCAGGCGAGGCCGAACAGCGAGGCCGACAGGATCAGCAGCCGCCGACGCCGGGTCGGCGAGGCATCAGTGAATTCGCAAGGCTTTTCAATATGACGCATCTTTTCCCGGCCGATGCGCACTTGTGGCTGGCGAACAATCGCTGTGCAACCCGATTCTCCCCT
This window contains:
- a CDS encoding BamA/TamA family outer membrane protein, whose protein sequence is MRHIEKPCEFTDASPTRRRRLLILSASLFGLAWTSVAAAQQADPLVLATPPDEPAAPKPESLPDIAVPTPPPPEVQLPEVAPIISDEEFKAAIPAISAEDDPELDKPLESIAEFEQRQAEAAKAKDAGTPTATPATVTADVPQVDGTPVPALADGDTVEAIGDAPIRDAELAAPLPPLDSFDVTPVEFAEPEDASEARAISYAVKVNGLAAPDDDSDADLADLFGDLSALYDGDGKADNFAMLRARLSADSELMSRILASEGYYDAAVETRIDRGETEPSASSAAARNRSITAVIDVKPGTRYTFSDIVIDAKPTVPPGLIHDNFPLAVGEPIVAQRVQGAEAAIALKLPQEGYPFAKVGQRDILLDGDTGEGLYTLPVDIGSRGRFGGIETTGKLAFDAEHVGVLARFKRGELYDSRKVDDLRQALVATGLFATVAVEPQPTGQDAGDDSEYVTMLVTQQAGPPRTIAANAGYGTGQGIRLEGSWTHRNFFPPEGALIGRSVIGTKEQSLGVTMRRSNAGQRDRTFELVTEATRSRYNAFNAITGRVAARISYDSTPIWQKKLTYAFGAELIATREDDYDFTLGQRVNDFYTIIGLSGQVGIDRTDSLLDPTKGFRLLARVEPEGSLAGSFSPYGRAQVDASGYYPVTDSIVLAGRVRVGSIVGAARERLAPSRRFYAGGGGSVRGFGYQELGPKDPNNDPIGGRSLNEAAVEARYRFGNYGIVGFVDAGQVYRGSTPDFSGLRFGAGIGGRFYTNFGPMRLDIATPIDRQPGEARVTVYVSIGQAF